A stretch of DNA from Pongo abelii isolate AG06213 chromosome 17, NHGRI_mPonAbe1-v2.0_pri, whole genome shotgun sequence:
GATATTTAATGAGACACCCCTCTCAGGTCAGATGAATGCATTTTAATAGGGACTTTCTGCAAAATATCTGAACCCCAAATATCCCAAGTTGTTGATGGAACTCTAGTCCAGCTAGTTGTTCCCTCGAGACGGGAAAAGTAAGTAAAAGTGCTTTGGTCAAAGAAGCTGAGGCAGTGTTTCTTGCAGTAGTCTTCCCTTGAGAGTTAGGAAGGCGTGTTGCATAGTGAAGGATCTGACATGTCCTGCAGTCACAAGTCCAGGTTTCATTTCGGTTTCTGTGCCCTCCAGCCTCATTCATGGGACAACTTCCGTATCCCGGAGGCCCCTCTGGGAAATGCTGCCTTCAGCCCATGAAGTCACTCCACTGCGCAGTCGTGGGCCTGTAGTAGGCGGCTGGAGCGTGGACCGTTGGGCTTTTGTAATTAAACAgcttttattgtgataaaatatttataacatataggtgaccattttaaccattttaagtgcacagtttcATGGCGTTAAGAACATTCATATTGTTGCGCAGCCATCACCACCCTCtgtctccagaactttctcatcttcccagatggaaactctgtccccatcccCTCCTTCTCCTGGCACCTaccaccattctgctctcttTTTCTGTGAATGTGGTGACTGTAGGGCCCTCACGTGAGGTGAGCCATGCAGTACATGTCCTCTTGTGACTGGCTGCCTTCACTGAGCGCTATGCCCTCGAGGTGCATCCGCACTGCAGTGCGTGTCAGAACTCCCTTTCCAAGCCTGAGTGTGGACGGGCCATACCACGTTCGTCCCTCCAGCCATCAGTGGACATTTCGGTGCCTTCCAGCTTTTGGCTGCCATCAATGAGTCTGCTCTGGGCCTTGGTGAACAACCGTGGCTTTTGCCATCTGGCAGCCCCATGCAGGTGGCACTTTGCTCTGCCCAGGCAGGAGATTGGCTGTGCCATGTTGATGCTTTTGGTGAAGACCAGAGTGTTTTCATTGCTTGCCATTGAGGAGTGTTTTTATTTATGGAAATGATATAATACTGTCTGTGAATATCCTGCTCTGAAAATTGATAACCAGGTCCTGCCCGATGGGTGTTTACAAATATTTGCCATATGGAAGTCACGAGGGGACTCCTGGGTCACTTACAGAGGGAACAGCCTATAGGAGGGGTACTTGGCAGGTGGTGGCTGGAGTCCCAAGTTCCTGCCCTTTCCACCAGGCTGCAAGGGTCAACCTGACATCTTTGGGATGAGCACGGGACATCATCCTCTAGTTCAGTCCCCTTTGCTAAAGACATACTCAGGAGGGGACAGCACCTTTTGAAACCTAACTCCTGCAAAGGGGTAGATATGTAAACTTGGGGTAGCCTTGTGTCCTGGGAGCTAGGCTgacaaatatctttttaaagatCATCTAACTGCTGGGGAGGCTGTGTCCTTGAAGATGATTTACTTCTGACTgggtttcatttttctctcctagcttatgttcctgaggaagaattGAAGGCAGCAGAAATAGATGAAGAGCACGTGGAGGATGACGGGCTGTCTTTGGACATTCAGGAAAGTGAGTACATGTGCAATGAAGAGACAGAGATCAAAGAGGCGCAGAGCTACCAGAACTCCCCAGTCAGCTCTGCGACTAACCAGGACGCCGGCTACGGGTCGCCCTTCAGCGAGAGCAGCGACCAGCTAGCCCATTTCAAAGGCTCTTCCTCTCGAGAAGAGAAGGAGGATCCGCAGTGTCCCGACAGTGTCTCATACCCCCAGGACAGCCTGGCACAGATCAAAGCTGTGTATGCAAACTTGTTCTCCGAGTCCTGCTGGTCCAGCTTAGCTCTGGATTTAAAGAAGTCGGGTTCCACCACCAGCACCAACGATGCCAGCCAGAAGGAGAGCTCcgcccccacacccacaccccccacctgcCCCGCCAGCACCACTGGCCCCACCACGAGCACGCCCAGCACCAGCTGCAGCTCCAGCACCAGCCACAGCAGTACCACCAGTACCAGCAGCAGCTCCGGGTACGACTGGCACCAGGCTGCACTGGCTAAGACGCTGCAGCAGACGTCCTCGTATGGGCTGCTTCCTGAGCCCAGCCTGTTCAGCACCGTGCAGCTCTACCGCCAGAACAATAAGCTCTACGGCTCCGTCTTCACGGGCGCCAGCAAGTTCCGGTGCAAAGACTGCAGTGCTGCGTACGACACGCTGGTGGAACTGACAGTGCACATGAACGAGACAGGCCACTACCGCGACGACAACAGGGACAAGGACTCCGAGAAGACCAAGCGGTGGTCCAAGCCCAGGAAGCGCTCCCTGATGGagatggaggggaaggaggaTGCCCAGAAGGTGCTGAAGTGCATGTACTGTGGACACTCCTTCGAGTCCTTGCAGGACCTCAGCGTCCACATGATCAAAACCAAGCATTACCAGAAAGTGCCTCTGAAGGAGCCAGTGCCAGCCATCACCAAACTGGTCCCCTCCACCAAAAAGCGGGCGCTTCAGGACCTGGCGCCCCCCTGCTCCCCTGAGCCAGCAGGAATGGCCGCAGAGGTGGCCCTGAGTGAGTCAGCCAAGGATCAGAAAGCAGCAAACCCGTACGTCACGCCCAATAACCGCTACGGCTACCAGAATGGCGCCAGCTACACCTGGCAGTTTGAGGCCCGCAAGGCGCAGATCCTCAAGTGCATGGAGTGTGGCAGCTCCCACGACACGCTGCAGCAGCTCACCGCCCACATGATGGTCACCGGGCACTTCCTGAAAGTGACCACCTCTGCTTCTAAGAAGGGCAAGCAGTTGGTGCTGGACCCTGTGGTGGAAGAGAAGATCCAGTCCATCCCACTACCGCCCACCACCCACACGCGGCTGCCGGCCTCCAGCATCAAAAAGCAGCCCGACTCTCCCGCGGGGTCCACGActtctgaagaaaagaaagagccgGAGAAGGAGAAGCCGCTCGTGGCTGGCGACACGGAGAAGATCAAGGAGGAGAGTGAGGACAGCTCAGAGAAATTTGAGCCCAGCACCCTGTACCCGTACCTGCGCGAGGAGGACCTGGACGACAGCCCCAAGGGAGGGCTGGACATTCTCAAGTCCCTGGAGAATACCGTCTCCACGGCCATTAGCAAAGCTCAGAATGGTGCGCCCTCATGGGGTGGCTACCCCAGCATCCATGCAGCCTACCAGCTCCCGGGCACCGTGAAGCCACTGCCAGCGGCCGTGCAGAGCGTGCAGGTGCAGCCGTCCTATGCTGGTGGCGTGAAGTCGCTGTCTTCCGCTGAGCACAACGCCCTCCTGCACTCCCCGGGGAGCCTCACGCCCCCACCGCACAAGAGCAACGTGTCTGCCATGGAGGAGCTGGTGGAGAAGGTCATGGGCAAGGTCAACATCAAGAAGGAGGAGAGACCCCCTGAGAAGGAGAAGAGCTCCCCGGCTAAGGCTGCGTCCCCCATAGCAAAAGAGAATAAAGATTTCCCTAAAACGGAGGAAGTCAGCGGCAAACCACAGAAGAAGGGCCCTGAGGCCGAGACCGGGAAGGCCAAAAAGGAGGCACCGCTGGACGTTCACACCCCAAATGGCACAGAGCCTCTCAAAGCAAAGGTCACCAACGGCTGTAACAACCTGGGGATCATCACAGACCACTCACCGGAGCCTTCCTTCATCAACCCGCTGAGCGCTTTGCAGTCCATCATGAACACCCACCTGGGCAAGGTGTCCAAGCCCGTGAGTCCCTCGCTGGACCCGCTGGCGAT
This window harbors:
- the TSHZ1 gene encoding teashirt homolog 1 isoform X1, whose product is MPRRKQQAPRRSAAYVPEEELKAAEIDEEHVEDDGLSLDIQESEYMCNEETEIKEAQSYQNSPVSSATNQDAGYGSPFSESSDQLAHFKGSSSREEKEDPQCPDSVSYPQDSLAQIKAVYANLFSESCWSSLALDLKKSGSTTSTNDASQKESSAPTPTPPTCPASTTGPTTSTPSTSCSSSTSHSSTTSTSSSSGYDWHQAALAKTLQQTSSYGLLPEPSLFSTVQLYRQNNKLYGSVFTGASKFRCKDCSAAYDTLVELTVHMNETGHYRDDNRDKDSEKTKRWSKPRKRSLMEMEGKEDAQKVLKCMYCGHSFESLQDLSVHMIKTKHYQKVPLKEPVPAITKLVPSTKKRALQDLAPPCSPEPAGMAAEVALSESAKDQKAANPYVTPNNRYGYQNGASYTWQFEARKAQILKCMECGSSHDTLQQLTAHMMVTGHFLKVTTSASKKGKQLVLDPVVEEKIQSIPLPPTTHTRLPASSIKKQPDSPAGSTTSEEKKEPEKEKPLVAGDTEKIKEESEDSSEKFEPSTLYPYLREEDLDDSPKGGLDILKSLENTVSTAISKAQNGAPSWGGYPSIHAAYQLPGTVKPLPAAVQSVQVQPSYAGGVKSLSSAEHNALLHSPGSLTPPPHKSNVSAMEELVEKVMGKVNIKKEERPPEKEKSSPAKAASPIAKENKDFPKTEEVSGKPQKKGPEAETGKAKKEAPLDVHTPNGTEPLKAKVTNGCNNLGIITDHSPEPSFINPLSALQSIMNTHLGKVSKPVSPSLDPLAMLYKISNSMLDKPVYPTTPVKQADAIDRYYYENSDQPIDLTKSKNKPLVSSVADSVASPLRESALMDISDMVKNLTGRLTPKSSTPSTVSEKSDADGSSFEEALDELSPVHKRKGRQSNWNPQHLLILQAQFASSLRETTEGKYIMSDLGPQERVHISKFTGLSMTTISHWLANVKYQLRRTGGTKFLKNLDTGHPVFFCNDCASQFRTASTYISHLETHLGFSLKDLSKLPLNQIQEQQNVSKVLANKTLGPLGATEEDLGSTFQCKLCNRTFASKHAVKLHLSKTHGKSPEDHLIYVTELEKQ
- the TSHZ1 gene encoding teashirt homolog 1 isoform X2, producing the protein MCNEETEIKEAQSYQNSPVSSATNQDAGYGSPFSESSDQLAHFKGSSSREEKEDPQCPDSVSYPQDSLAQIKAVYANLFSESCWSSLALDLKKSGSTTSTNDASQKESSAPTPTPPTCPASTTGPTTSTPSTSCSSSTSHSSTTSTSSSSGYDWHQAALAKTLQQTSSYGLLPEPSLFSTVQLYRQNNKLYGSVFTGASKFRCKDCSAAYDTLVELTVHMNETGHYRDDNRDKDSEKTKRWSKPRKRSLMEMEGKEDAQKVLKCMYCGHSFESLQDLSVHMIKTKHYQKVPLKEPVPAITKLVPSTKKRALQDLAPPCSPEPAGMAAEVALSESAKDQKAANPYVTPNNRYGYQNGASYTWQFEARKAQILKCMECGSSHDTLQQLTAHMMVTGHFLKVTTSASKKGKQLVLDPVVEEKIQSIPLPPTTHTRLPASSIKKQPDSPAGSTTSEEKKEPEKEKPLVAGDTEKIKEESEDSSEKFEPSTLYPYLREEDLDDSPKGGLDILKSLENTVSTAISKAQNGAPSWGGYPSIHAAYQLPGTVKPLPAAVQSVQVQPSYAGGVKSLSSAEHNALLHSPGSLTPPPHKSNVSAMEELVEKVMGKVNIKKEERPPEKEKSSPAKAASPIAKENKDFPKTEEVSGKPQKKGPEAETGKAKKEAPLDVHTPNGTEPLKAKVTNGCNNLGIITDHSPEPSFINPLSALQSIMNTHLGKVSKPVSPSLDPLAMLYKISNSMLDKPVYPTTPVKQADAIDRYYYENSDQPIDLTKSKNKPLVSSVADSVASPLRESALMDISDMVKNLTGRLTPKSSTPSTVSEKSDADGSSFEEALDELSPVHKRKGRQSNWNPQHLLILQAQFASSLRETTEGKYIMSDLGPQERVHISKFTGLSMTTISHWLANVKYQLRRTGGTKFLKNLDTGHPVFFCNDCASQFRTASTYISHLETHLGFSLKDLSKLPLNQIQEQQNVSKVLANKTLGPLGATEEDLGSTFQCKLCNRTFASKHAVKLHLSKTHGKSPEDHLIYVTELEKQ